A region of Labeo rohita strain BAU-BD-2019 chromosome 2, IGBB_LRoh.1.0, whole genome shotgun sequence DNA encodes the following proteins:
- the arl14 gene encoding ADP-ribosylation factor-like protein 14: MGHSGSRHKPEARILLLGLDGAGKSTLLYKLKYNEDFYTVPTIGFNVEMIEAKKNKDKITLTVWDVGGQVKMRAHWKNFYQDTAGIVFVVDSSDIKRLDEAKSVLEQTLKSDHLRGLPVVVLANKQDIVEAATVTEITEQFNLRNSCSDRDWFVQPCSATTGMGLVDGFRRVAHLVKMTPEDNNFKETVKYIRSKSVIQVKK, encoded by the coding sequence ATGGGCCATTCAGGATCCAGACACAAACCTGAAGCCCGTATCCTCCTCCTAGGGCTTGACGGAGCTGGAAAATCAACACTTCTTTACAAACTGAAGTACAATGAGGACTTCTACACAGTTCCTACAATTGGATTCAATGTAGAGATGATCGAAGCGAAGAAGAACAAGGACAAAATCACCCTGACCGTGTGGGACGTTGGAGGGCAGGTTAAGATGCGAGCGCACTGGAAGAATTTTTACCAAGACACCGCTGGAATCGTGTTCGTTGTGGACTCTTCTGATATCAAGCGTCTGGACGAGGCCAAGAGCGTGCTGGAACAGACCTTAAAGAGCGACCACCTCAGGGGACTCCCGGTGGTGGTTCTTGCCAACAAGCAAGATATTGTAGAAGCTGCGACGGTAACCGAGATCACAGAGCAGTTTAACCTGAGAAACAGTTGCAGCGACCGAGACTGGTTCGTTCAGCCGTGTTCGGCCACGACTGGAATGGGTCTGGTGGACGGTTTCAGACGAGTGGCACACCTGGTGAAAATGACACCTGAGGACAATAACTTCAAAGAGACTGTCAAGTATATAAGATCAAAATCGGTTATACAGGTGAAGAAATAG
- the ppm1la gene encoding protein phosphatase 1L, translating into MIGDTMTLLSLLGRIMRYFLLRPETLFLLCISLALWSYFFHTDEVKTIVKSSRDAVKMVKGKVAEMMMNDRLGGLDVLDAEFSKTWEFKNNNVAVYSIQGRRDHMEDRFEVLTDLVNRSHPSIFAIFDGHGGEAAADYVKAHLPEALKQQLQAYEREKKDSPLSYPAILEQRILSVDRDMVEKFSATHDEAGTTCLIALLSDRELTVANVGDSRGVLCDKDGNAVALSHDHKPYQLKERKRIKRAGGFISFNGSWRVQGILAMSRSLGDYPLKNLNVVIPDPDILTFDLDKLQPEFMILASDGLWDAFSNEEAVRFVRERLDEPHFGAKSIVLQSFYRGCPDNITVMVVKFKSSSGSKTGE; encoded by the exons ATGATAGGAGACACAATGACGCTTTTGTCTCTTTTGGGTCGCATCATGCGTTATTTCTTGCTCAGGCCAGAGACCTTGTTTCTGTTATGTATAAGCTTGGCCCTTTGGAGTTATTTCTTCCACACGGACGAGGTGAAAACCATCGTCAAGTCCAGCCGGGATGCCGTGAAGATGGTGAAGGGAAAAGTGGCCGAGATGATGATGAACGACAGACTCGGCGGTCTGGACGTGCTGGACGCGGAGTTCTCCAAGACGTGGGAGTTCAAGAACAACAATGTAGCGGTGTACTCGATACAGGGCCGGAGAGACCACATGGAGGACCGCTTTGAGGTGCTTACCGACCTGGTGAACAGGAGCCACCCTTCAATCTTTGCCATTTTTGACGGCCACGGCGGGGAG GCAGCCGCTGATTATGTGAAGGCCCACCTGCCCGAGGCTCTCAAACAGCAGCTGCAGGCTTATGAGCGGGAAAAGAAAGACAGCCCTCTCTCCTATCCCGCTATCCTAGAGCAGCGCATTCTGTCTGTGGACCGAGACATGGTGGAGAAGTTTTCTGCCACCCATGATGAAGCTG GCACGACGTGTTTAATAGCCTTGTTGTCAGACCGTGAATTGACTGTGGCAAATGTCGGAGACTCTCGCGGTGTTCTCTGCGACAAGGACGGCAACGCTGTGGCCTTGTCACATGATCACAAGCCATACCAGCTGAAGGAGCGAAAGAGGATCAAGAGAGCAG GTGGCTTCATCAGTTTCAACGGCTCTTGGCGCGTGCAGGGCATCCTCGCCATGTCCCGCTCGCTCGGTGACTACCCTCTCAAGAACTTGAATGTGGTCATCCCAGACCCGGATatcttgacctttgacctggaCAAGCTACAGCCGGAGTTCATGATCCTAGCCTCCGACGGCCTGTGGGACGCGTTCAGCAACGAGGAGGCCGTCCGCTTCGTGCGAGAACGCCTGGATGAGCCGCACTTCGGAGCCAAGAGCATCGTGCTGCAGTCTTTCTACCGCGGCTGTCCCGACAACATCACTGTCATGGTGGTGAAGTTCAAGAGCAGCTCTGGGAGCAAAACTGGAGAATAG